Part of the Mycolicibacterium mageritense genome is shown below.
CATGGCATGTGTCGGACATCAGTCCGCGGGGCTGTGGCGTCACCCCGAGGACCAGGGCTACCGCTACCGCGAACTCGGGTACTGGACCGAGCTGGCCCGCATCCTGGAGTCCGGAGGCTTCGACGCGCTGTTCCTCGCCGACGTGCTCGGGGTGTACGACGTGTACGGCGGTTCGCGGGACGCGGCGGTGACCGACGCCGCACAGGTGCCCGTCAACGATCCGACCCTGGCCGTGTCGGCCATGGCCGCGGTCACCGAAACGCTGGGGTTCGGCGTCACGGTGTCGTTGACCTACGAGCAGCCCTACGCACTCGCGCGCCGGTTCGCGACGCTGGATCATCTGACCAGTGGTCGCGTGGCCTGGAACATCGTCACGTCCTACCTCGACAGCGCCGCCCGCAACCTGGGGTTGGACGCCCAGATCCCGCACGATGAGCGCTACGAGATCGCCGAGGAGTACCTCGAGGTCTGCTACAAGCTGTGGGAGGCGTCGTGGGAACCGGACGCCGTCGTCCGCGACCGGGACCGCGGGGTGTTCACCGACCCGGCGAAAGTCCACGACATCGAACACAAGGGCCGTTACTTCAGCGTCCCCGGGCCGTTCCTGTGCGAACCGTCCCCGCAGCGCACCCCGGTGCTGTTCCAGGCGGGCGCCTCACCGCGCGGAGTCCGGTTCGCCGCGGCGCACGCCGAAGCGGTGTTCGTGTCCGGTCCGACGCCTGAGATCGTGGCCAAGCCGGTCACGGCGTTGCGTGCCGCGGCCGCCGAGCTCGGCCGAGATCCCCGGTCCATCAAGGTGTTTACGATGCTGACCCCGATCGTCGCCGAAACCCATGAGCAGGCCGTCGCCAAGTTGGACGACTACCGGCGGTATGTCAGCGCCGATGGTGCGCTGGCCCTGTTCGGTGGCTGGACCGGGGTGGACCTGGCCGAGCTCGGGCCCGACGAACCGCTGAAGTACGTGCAGACCGAGGCCAACCGTTCGGCGCTGGCATCGTTCACCACGTCGGACCGCAACTGGACGGCTACGGAGCTGGCTCACGAGGTCGGTCTCGGTGGCCGCGGTCCGGTGGTGGTGGGTTCTGCCCGCGAGGTCGCCGATGAACTCGAACGCTGGGTCGATGAGGCCGGCGTCGACGGCTTCAATCTGGCCTACGTCACGACACCCGGTACGTTCGTCGACTTCGCGCGCCACGTCGTGCCCGAATTGCGGCGTCGGGGCCGGGTTCCCGATCACGGGGAGCGGGTGACCCTGCGTGAGCGGCTCGGCGGCGGCGGGCCGCTATTGTCCGCGGACCACCCGGGCGCGGCCTACCGGCCGCCGGATTGGGCTTGACACGACCGGTTGACATGACCCCTCGTCCACGCACGAGACTGGGGTGATGAGCGAGCAACCGTTCCCGACGGACTGGCAGATCGCACTCGTGCTGGTGCCACATCCCGACGATCCCGAGTACGGCATCGGCGCGGCCGTCGCCAAATGGACCGACTCCGGCAAGACAGTGCACTACGCCCTGGCGTCGCGCGGTGAGGTCGGGATCGCCGGTATGCCGCCCGAACAGGCTGGACCACTGCGCGAAGTGGAGCAGCGACGATCCGCAGCGATCGTCGGGGTCAGCGATGTGGCGTTCTGGGACTTTCCGGACAGCAACATTCGCGACACCCCGGAGCTGCGCGCCAAGATCGCCGCGACCGTCGCGACGTTGCGCCCCGACATCGTCGTCACCATCTACAGCGGCCCCAGCTGGGCGCCCGACGCTCCGAACCAGCGTGACCACATCGAATTTGCCCACGCGGTCGCGGCGGCCTTTGACAGCATCTCCGATCCGCCTCGCTGGCTGTTCGAGAACGGCCCGGAGCCGACGCACTGTGAAGCGGTCGAGGGTTACACCGAGCGGGCGGTCGAATCGCTTGCCGCCCACGAGGTTTACCTTTCGGTGCTGGATCCGGACACGCCCGTCGTCAAACAGGCGCGCCGGCAGGTGGAGATGGCGACGCCGGTGCGCCCCGAGTTCGGCGGCCGAACCGCGGAGTTCATCCTGAAGCGTCACCGCTGACCGGCCGACCGGCCCGCCTACCATCGACATGTGCGAGCCGTGGTGTATCCCGAGGTCGGTGTGCTGCCGAAAGTCGTCGACGTGGCCGACCCGCAATGCCCGCCCGACGGGGTGATCGTCGAGGTCGCGGCCACGGGCGTGTGCCGCTCCGACTGGCACGCCTGGCGCGGTCACGATCCGGTAGAACTGCCGATCATCCCCGGGCACGAGTTTGCCGGGACGATCGCCGCGGTCGGTGCCGGCGTGACGCGCTGGCAGGTCGGGGACCGGGTGACCGCGCCGTTCGTTCTCGGCTGCGGACGTTGTGAGTTCTGCCTGTCCGGTGAGGCTCAGGTGTGCCCCGACCAGTTGCAGCCCGGGTTCACCTTGCCGGGATCCTTCGCCCAGCGGGTGGCGGTGCCCCGCGCTCAGACAAATCTCGTCCGCCTGCCCGATACGGTCTCGTTCGTCGCCGCCGCCTCACTGGGATGCCGGTTCGCCACATCGTTCCGCGCCGTGGTCACCCACGGTGGCGTGCAACCCGGTCAGTGGGTCGCCGTGCACGGCTGCGGTGGCGTGGGCCTGTCAGCGGTGATGATCGCCAAGGCGTTTCAGGCCAAGGTCCTCGCCGTCGACCGCAGCGCCGAAGCCCTCATGACGGCCGGCTCGCTCGGGGCCGACGAACTGATCAACGGATCCGAGATAGCTGATGTGACAGCCGAAATCGTGAAGCGCACCGGTGGTGGTGCGCACATCGGTATCGACGCCATCGGCCACCCCGCGGTCGCGGCAGCTTCGGTCGCGTCGCTGCGCAGGCGCGGTCGGCACGTCCAGGTGGGGCTGCTGCTCGGCGATGCCGCACAGACCGCGTTGCCGATGGACCGCGTGATCGCGCAGGAACTCGCGATCCTGGGGTCGCACGGCATGCCCGCCGTCGACTATCCGGCGATGCTCGAGCTCGTCGCGACCGGTGCGCTCGAACCACAGCGGCTGGTGACCCGCGTGGTGGAGCTGGACGCTGCCGGCGAGGCCCTGGCGGCCATGGACGCGCCGACCGGGCCCGGGATGACCATCATCGAGCCCGTCCGGTCATCGCAGCCGGCGTGACCCGTACGATCGGCGTGTGACCAGCGTCTCATCGAACAACCGAGCCGGCGGCCACACCGTTCTCGCCGAGGCCGACAGCACCGCGTATCAGTCGCTTCGGCACCGGCCGGTGTCGCGCTCCGAGCGGTATGGAATCGGTAAGCGCCTGCGTAAGCGGGTACCGCGCCGGTCGCTGGCGCATTGGGAGCCACCGGTCGGCAGGCCCGACCCGGTGCAGCTCATCACGATCAGCCACGAAGGCCGTGTCAACCGCTTGGTCCCGATCCGGGTCGGCCGCATGATTGCCTCCCCGTACGGGTTTCTGCGTGGCTCGGCCGTGGTGATGGCCGAGGACGTCGCCCATCTGCCGACCACCGGCATCACACCCGTCGTGTGCGGCGACGCGCACCTGGGCAACTTCGGGTTCTACGCGTCGCCGGAACGCGACCTCGTGATCGACCTCAACGATTTCGACGAGGCGCATCCGGGCGGCTGGGAATGGGATCTGCGGAGATTGGTGGCCAGCATCTGGGTGGCCGGCCGGCACAACGGCGCCACCGAGGAACAGTGCGCCACGTCGGTCCAGACCTGTGTTGCCTCCTACCGCAAGCAGATTCGCTGGCTGGCCGACCAGCCGCTGTTCGCGCGGTCATTCCAACGGCTCGGCGCCGACCGGCTGGCCGCCGAGGCCGAGGGCGCCCTGCAGTCCGAGGTGAACCGCGCAGCCAAACGGGCCCGCAACCGCACCAGTGACCGTGCGCTGCCGCGCTTCACCGAGGAGGTGGCGGGCGTCCGCAGGCTGGTCGAGGAACCGCCGCTGATCACGCGGCTGCCCGAACCCCAGGCCGATCAACTGGCCGAGGCCCTCGACGATTACCTGACGACGCTGGCCCCGCACTGGCGACGCATGCTCGGCGGGTACACCCTCGTCGACGTCGCGCACAAGGTGGTCGGCGTCGGCAGCGTCGGCTTGCGCGCCTACGTGGCGCTGCTCGAAGGGTCGACCGCTGATGACGTGATCTTCTTGCAGCTCAAGCAGGCTCGCCGATCGGTGCTCGCACGTTATGTGCACGGCGAATCCGCATGGCACGCGCATCAGGGGCAACGCGTGGTCGAATACCAGCAGGCGCTGCAGACCGTGAGCGATCCGCTGCTGGGGTGGACCAGCATGGACGGCAGGCAGTACTACGTGCGGCAGTTCCGCAACATGAAGGGCACCATCCCACTGGACGCGATCGACGCGGCCGCGCTCACCGACTATGCCGGTGTGGTGGGCCAACTGCTCGCCAAGGGGCATGCGCGCACCAGCGGTGCATCGATGATCGCGGGCTACATGGGCCGGTCCGATCGGGTGGACCAGGCGCTGTGCGAGTTCGCCCGGCGCTACGCCGACCAGACCGAAGCCGACCACGCCGCCCTGGTGGCAGCCGTCGACCGGGGCTTGCTTCCCGTCGAACGAGGCGTATAGCCGCGAACTCCTTTGCGCGAGTGAAGAACTCAGCGCAGGAACGTCTCCGCGTTGTTGGCCAGGTCCAGCAGCGGCTGGGGCAGCGCGCCGAGCGCGAACGTCACGGCCGCGGTGACCGTCACGACCGCCGTCGTGAGCCCGCTCGGTACCACGACCTCGGGTGCGTCCTCGGGCGGATCGGTGAAGAACATCAACACGATCACCCGCACGTAGAAGTAGGCTGCGACGGCGCTCGCGACGACACCGATCACCACCAGCGGGATCGCGCCGCCGGTGCCCGCGGCCTTGAACACCGCGAACTTGCTGACGAACCCGCTG
Proteins encoded:
- a CDS encoding LLM class flavin-dependent oxidoreductase, yielding MSRIYLNAFDMACVGHQSAGLWRHPEDQGYRYRELGYWTELARILESGGFDALFLADVLGVYDVYGGSRDAAVTDAAQVPVNDPTLAVSAMAAVTETLGFGVTVSLTYEQPYALARRFATLDHLTSGRVAWNIVTSYLDSAARNLGLDAQIPHDERYEIAEEYLEVCYKLWEASWEPDAVVRDRDRGVFTDPAKVHDIEHKGRYFSVPGPFLCEPSPQRTPVLFQAGASPRGVRFAAAHAEAVFVSGPTPEIVAKPVTALRAAAAELGRDPRSIKVFTMLTPIVAETHEQAVAKLDDYRRYVSADGALALFGGWTGVDLAELGPDEPLKYVQTEANRSALASFTTSDRNWTATELAHEVGLGGRGPVVVGSAREVADELERWVDEAGVDGFNLAYVTTPGTFVDFARHVVPELRRRGRVPDHGERVTLRERLGGGGPLLSADHPGAAYRPPDWA
- a CDS encoding zinc-dependent alcohol dehydrogenase family protein yields the protein MRAVVYPEVGVLPKVVDVADPQCPPDGVIVEVAATGVCRSDWHAWRGHDPVELPIIPGHEFAGTIAAVGAGVTRWQVGDRVTAPFVLGCGRCEFCLSGEAQVCPDQLQPGFTLPGSFAQRVAVPRAQTNLVRLPDTVSFVAAASLGCRFATSFRAVVTHGGVQPGQWVAVHGCGGVGLSAVMIAKAFQAKVLAVDRSAEALMTAGSLGADELINGSEIADVTAEIVKRTGGGAHIGIDAIGHPAVAAASVASLRRRGRHVQVGLLLGDAAQTALPMDRVIAQELAILGSHGMPAVDYPAMLELVATGALEPQRLVTRVVELDAAGEALAAMDAPTGPGMTIIEPVRSSQPA
- a CDS encoding DUF2252 domain-containing protein, producing MTSVSSNNRAGGHTVLAEADSTAYQSLRHRPVSRSERYGIGKRLRKRVPRRSLAHWEPPVGRPDPVQLITISHEGRVNRLVPIRVGRMIASPYGFLRGSAVVMAEDVAHLPTTGITPVVCGDAHLGNFGFYASPERDLVIDLNDFDEAHPGGWEWDLRRLVASIWVAGRHNGATEEQCATSVQTCVASYRKQIRWLADQPLFARSFQRLGADRLAAEAEGALQSEVNRAAKRARNRTSDRALPRFTEEVAGVRRLVEEPPLITRLPEPQADQLAEALDDYLTTLAPHWRRMLGGYTLVDVAHKVVGVGSVGLRAYVALLEGSTADDVIFLQLKQARRSVLARYVHGESAWHAHQGQRVVEYQQALQTVSDPLLGWTSMDGRQYYVRQFRNMKGTIPLDAIDAAALTDYAGVVGQLLAKGHARTSGASMIAGYMGRSDRVDQALCEFARRYADQTEADHAALVAAVDRGLLPVERGV
- a CDS encoding PIG-L deacetylase family protein codes for the protein MSEQPFPTDWQIALVLVPHPDDPEYGIGAAVAKWTDSGKTVHYALASRGEVGIAGMPPEQAGPLREVEQRRSAAIVGVSDVAFWDFPDSNIRDTPELRAKIAATVATLRPDIVVTIYSGPSWAPDAPNQRDHIEFAHAVAAAFDSISDPPRWLFENGPEPTHCEAVEGYTERAVESLAAHEVYLSVLDPDTPVVKQARRQVEMATPVRPEFGGRTAEFILKRHR